Within Pseudomonas cichorii, the genomic segment GTGAACAGATAACGCACCCGCGTGAATCCGACAAGCGCTCATGCAGGAAAATTATTCCTGCGGTTCAAGGGTTTTGGCTGGCTGTTCGTTGTTTTCCCTGATGGCGATAGCCTTTTCCTCCGGAATCAGCAGGCACATGACGATGGCCGTGATACCACCGCTGGTGATTGCCGAGTCGAACAGGTTCTGCACCAGTTGTGGCATGTGGTGCAGCAGCAAAGGTTGCGCTGCGATGCCCAGGCCGACGCCGAACGAGGTGGCAATGATCAGCATGCTGCGCCGGTCCAGCGGTGCCTGGGCAAGAATGCGCACACCCGCTGCCGCGACGCTGCCGAACATCACCAGGGTCGCGCCGCCAAGCACGGGCTTGGGAATCTGTTGCACCACTGCGCCAATAGTCGGGAACAGGCCAAGCATGAACAGCACCACACCTATATAGAGGCCGACATAGCGGCTGGCGACACCGGTCAACTGGATCACGCCGTTGTTCTGGGCAAAGGTGGTGTTGGGGAAGGCACTGAACGTGGCGGCAATCATGCAGCTGACACCGTCGCCCAGTACGCCGCCCTTTAGCCGTGACACATAGCTCGGGCCGCTGATGGGCTGGCGGGCCAGCATGCAATTGGCGGTCAGGTCGCCGACGGTTTCGATGCTGCTGATCAGATAAATCAGCGCGACGGGCAGGAAAGCTGTCCAGTCGAAGTTGAATCCGAACTTGAACGGGACCGGTACGCTGATCAGTGGCAAGTCATGAATGGGTTGCGGGACCAGCTTGCCGCTCATCCACGCGGCGACACTGCCCACGGCCAGCCCGATGATGATCGCGGACAAACGAATCCAGGGTGTGCGGGAGCGGTTGAGCGCAATGATGATCGTGAGTACGAATACACCCAACGCCAGGTTGAGAGGGGCTCCGAAGTCCGGTGCGTTGAAACCGCCTCCCAGATCCGTGACGCCGACCTTGATAAGGCTGATGCCGATCAGGGTGATGACAATGCCGGTAACCAGCGGCGTGATGACGCGACGCAACTGGCCAATGAAACGACTGAGCACGATCTGCACCAGCGCACCGAAGAAGCAGACGCCGAAGATCATCGCCATGATGTCTTCCGGGCTGCCGCCGCGCTGCTTGACGATAAAGCCGGCGGACAGCACCGCGCCGAGAAAGGCGAAGCTGGTGCCTTGCAGGCAGATCATGCCAGCGCCGATGCCGAACGGGCGACGGGCCTGAATAAACGTCCCGACACCGGAAACCATCAGGGCCATGCTGATCAGGTACGGCATGTAAGCGCCCAGTCCCAGTGCCGAACCGATAATCAGGGGCGGGGTAATGATGCCGACGAAACTGGCGAGCACATGCTGCAGAGCCGCGAGTATGGCCGTTACCGGCTTGGGGCGATCATTGAGGCCGTAGAGCAGGTCATTGTTCTCGGAGGTATCAGGCTGCATGTCGAGCGCTCGGAATGAGGTGTGGTCACGTCTTAGCCAGGCATATTGCAAAAACCTGTCCACTTGCTCAGTTTATTTTTTGTTCTCTCGCTAAATGCATATCCATTTCAAGGGGATAAGCTGTTCCACGGTTTTTCTTGCCAGCCCCATTCAACCTTTTTTTCATCCTCGGTGCGTTATCGCGTAGCAGCCAGGCTCTCCAGAAAGCTCTCCAGCACCAAATGAGGGCGACGGCCTTTGCGGGTGACGGAGACCAGGCTCAGATCGTAAAACCGTGAGTCCGGTTTCAAGGTGCGCAGCCTGCCTTGCTGGAGCCAGACATTGGCGTAGTGATCCGGCAGATAGCCTATATAGCGACCGGTCAGGATCAGAAAGGCCATGCCTTCGCGATCCGAAGCGCTGGCGGTGCACCTGAGTGCCTGATAGTGAGCCTGAATATCGACCGGCAATCGAAAGGTGGGGGCGATGGCTTCCTGGGCTGCAATGCGCTCATCTTCGAGTTCTGCATCATTCACGTAAAACAGAGGGTGGCCGACCGCGCAGTACAGCAGGGAGCGTTCGCTATATAAAGGCTGGTACTCGAGGCCTGGCAGAGCATTGGTCTGCGGAACGACGCCGACATGCAGGCTGCCATCGAGCACGCCTTGCTCCACTTCCGAGGGGGAGAGCATGCGGATGTTGATATGCACGTCCGGGCCGCGTTCCTTCAATTGCGACAGGGCATTGGTGATGCGCATGTGCGGTAGCGTCACCAGGTTATCTGTCACGCCGATATTCAGCTCTCCGCGCAGGTGCTGGTGCAGGCCGTTGACCTCGGTGCGAAAACTCTCAAGTGCGCTGAGTAACTGCAACGACGACTGATAGACCTCGCGGCCCTCATCCGTCACCGAGAAACCGGCTCGTCCTCGCTGGCACAGGCGTAAACCCAGGCGCTGTTCCAGGTCGCTCATTTGCTGGCTTATGGCCGAACGGCCAATGCCGAGCACGCTTTCTGCTGCCGAGAAACCACCGGCTTCGACTACGCTTTTGAAGATGCGCAGCAGACGGATATCGAAGTCGCTGACTTGTGCCAAGGGATCGGGGCGGCGAATGCTCATTGTTTAGTAATCGCTTAACTAAAGATCGTAAAAGTTGGGTTTTTTAAACCTTATGGTCATGTCACCTTGACTGTAATTGCTCCAATAAACACACCTTGTGAGGCTCGTTGCAATGAATGCGTTCGAAGTGTCTGATGTGCCTTCAGTCACCCAATTGAAGCTAGATGCTCATTGGATGCCTTATACCGCCAACCGCAATTTTCAGCGTGACCCGCGAATGATCGTTGCGGCACATGGCAGCCATCTCACTGACGACAAGGGACGCACGATCTACGACGGGCTTTCCGGGCTTTGGACCTGTGGCGCCGGACACACCCGCAAGGAAATCCAGGAAGCGGTTTCCAGGCAATTGGGTGTTCTGGATTACTCACCAGGGTTTCAGTTCGGCCATCCGCTGTCGTTCCAGCTCGCGGAAAAAATCACCGACCTGACGCCGGGCAATCTGAACCACGTTTTTTATACCAACTCCGGTTCCGAGTGCGCCGATACCGCCGTGAAAATGGTCCGCGCCTACTGGCGCCTCAAAGGCCAGTCGACCAAGACCAAAATGATCGGTCGTGCTCGTGGCTATCATGGCGTGAATATCGCGGGTACCAGCCTCGGGGGTGTGAACGGTAACCGCAAGATGTTTGGCCAGTTGATGGATGTGGATCACCTGCCGCACACCTTGCTGGCCAGCAATGCATTTTCCAAAGGGATGCCCGAGGCCGGAGGCATCGTACTGGCCGATGAAATGCTCAAACTGATCGAATTGCATGATGCCTCGAATATTGCCGCCGTCATCGTTGAGCCGATGGCCGGTTCGGCCGGTGTGATCGTACCTCCTCAGGGGTATCTCAAGCGCCTGCGTGAAATCTGCGATCAGCACAACATCCTGCTGATCTTCGATGAAGTCATCACTGGTTTCGGTCGCACGGGTTCCATGTTCGGTGCCGACAGTTTTGGCGTCACGCCAGACCTGATGTGCATTGCCAAGCAGGTCACCAACGGTGCCATTCCCATGGGCGCGGTGATTGCAAGCAGCGAAATCTATCAAACCTTCATGAATCAGGCCACGCCGGAATATGCCGTGGAATTTCCCCATGGTTACACCTATTCCGCTCACCCGGTTGCCTGTGCCGCAGGTCTGGCAGCGCTGGAGTTGTTGCAGCGTGAAAATCTGGTCCAGCAGGTCGCTGAAACCGCGCCGCACTTTGAAAGCCTTTTGCATGGCATCAAAGGCACGAAGAACGTCATCGATATCCGTAACTACGGTCTGGCTGGCGCCATTCAGATCGCGCCACGGGATGGCGATGCCATCGTTCGTCCGTTCGAGGCAGCGATGAAGCTGTGGCAGGCCGGATTCTATGTACGCTTTGGCGGCGACACCCTGCAGTTCGGGCCAACTTTCAACTGCAAGACGCAAGACCTGGATCGACTGTTCGATGCCGTAGGTGAAGCGCTTAACCTGATTGACTGATTGCCGGGGCTTTATACCGGTGATGGACGAGAGTTTTCTGGAGCCATTTGCATGAGCAGTATTCAACACTTGATCCACGGTGAGCTGACTTCCGATAACGGACGTACTGCCGATGTGTTCAATCCGTCGACAGGTCAGGCGATTCACCAGGTCGCGCTGGCCAGTCGCGAAACCGTGCAACAAGCCATCGACTCGGCCAAGGCCGCTTTTCCGGCCTGGCGCAACACGCCACCAGCCAAGCGTGCCCAGGTCATGTTCCGCTTCAAGCAATTGCTGGAGCAGAACGAGGCCCGTATCGCCCTGCTCATCAGCGAAGAGCATGGCAAGACCCTTGAAGACGCGGCAGGCGAACTGAAGCGCGGGATCGAAAACGTCGAGTACGCCTGTGCCGCGCCGGAAATCCTCAAGGGTGAATACAGCCGCAATGTCGGCCCGAACATTGATGCCTGGTCGGACTTCCAGCCGTTGGGGATTGTTGCCGGCATCACGCCGTTCAACTTCCCGGCCATGGTGCCGCTGTGGATGTATCCGTTGGCGATTGCCTGCGGCAACTGCTTCATCCTCAAGCCTTCGGAGCGTGATCCGAGTTCTACCTTGTTGATTGCCCAGTTGCTGCACGAAGCCGGTTTGCCCAATGGCGTGCTCAACGTTGTGCATGGCGACAAGGTGGCCGTTGATGCACTGATCGAGGCTCCGGAGGTAAAGGCGCTGAGTTTTGTGGGCTCCACGCCGATTGCCGAGTACATCTATAAGGAAGGCGCTGCACGAGGCAAGCGTGTCCAGGCGTTGGGTGGAGCAAAGAACCACGCGGTACTGATGCCTGATGCCGATCTGGATAACGCCGTCAGTGCTCTGATGGGCGCGGCCTATGGTTCATGCGGCGAGCGCTGCATGGCGATTTCGGTGGCGGTCTGTGTGGGCGATCAGATTGCCGATGCGCTGGTGGCCAAGCTGGTTCCGCAGATCAAGAGCC encodes:
- a CDS encoding LysR family transcriptional regulator, which codes for MSIRRPDPLAQVSDFDIRLLRIFKSVVEAGGFSAAESVLGIGRSAISQQMSDLEQRLGLRLCQRGRAGFSVTDEGREVYQSSLQLLSALESFRTEVNGLHQHLRGELNIGVTDNLVTLPHMRITNALSQLKERGPDVHINIRMLSPSEVEQGVLDGSLHVGVVPQTNALPGLEYQPLYSERSLLYCAVGHPLFYVNDAELEDERIAAQEAIAPTFRLPVDIQAHYQALRCTASASDREGMAFLILTGRYIGYLPDHYANVWLQQGRLRTLKPDSRFYDLSLVSVTRKGRRPHLVLESFLESLAATR
- a CDS encoding CoA-acylating methylmalonate-semialdehyde dehydrogenase: MSSIQHLIHGELTSDNGRTADVFNPSTGQAIHQVALASRETVQQAIDSAKAAFPAWRNTPPAKRAQVMFRFKQLLEQNEARIALLISEEHGKTLEDAAGELKRGIENVEYACAAPEILKGEYSRNVGPNIDAWSDFQPLGIVAGITPFNFPAMVPLWMYPLAIACGNCFILKPSERDPSSTLLIAQLLHEAGLPNGVLNVVHGDKVAVDALIEAPEVKALSFVGSTPIAEYIYKEGAARGKRVQALGGAKNHAVLMPDADLDNAVSALMGAAYGSCGERCMAISVAVCVGDQIADALVAKLVPQIKSLKIGAGTSCGLDMGPLVTGQHRDKVSGYIDDGVQSGATLVVDGRDIRVAGNEEGFFMGGCLFDRVTPQMRIYKEEIFGPVLCIVRVDSLEQAMQLINEHEYGNGTCIFTRDGEAARLFCDEIEVGMVGVNVPLPVPVAYHSFGGWKRSLFGDLHAYGPDGVRFYTRRKAITQRWPQRASHEASQFAFPSL
- a CDS encoding uracil-xanthine permease family protein, giving the protein MQPDTSENNDLLYGLNDRPKPVTAILAALQHVLASFVGIITPPLIIGSALGLGAYMPYLISMALMVSGVGTFIQARRPFGIGAGMICLQGTSFAFLGAVLSAGFIVKQRGGSPEDIMAMIFGVCFFGALVQIVLSRFIGQLRRVITPLVTGIVITLIGISLIKVGVTDLGGGFNAPDFGAPLNLALGVFVLTIIIALNRSRTPWIRLSAIIIGLAVGSVAAWMSGKLVPQPIHDLPLISVPVPFKFGFNFDWTAFLPVALIYLISSIETVGDLTANCMLARQPISGPSYVSRLKGGVLGDGVSCMIAATFSAFPNTTFAQNNGVIQLTGVASRYVGLYIGVVLFMLGLFPTIGAVVQQIPKPVLGGATLVMFGSVAAAGVRILAQAPLDRRSMLIIATSFGVGLGIAAQPLLLHHMPQLVQNLFDSAITSGGITAIVMCLLIPEEKAIAIRENNEQPAKTLEPQE
- a CDS encoding aspartate aminotransferase family protein; the protein is MNAFEVSDVPSVTQLKLDAHWMPYTANRNFQRDPRMIVAAHGSHLTDDKGRTIYDGLSGLWTCGAGHTRKEIQEAVSRQLGVLDYSPGFQFGHPLSFQLAEKITDLTPGNLNHVFYTNSGSECADTAVKMVRAYWRLKGQSTKTKMIGRARGYHGVNIAGTSLGGVNGNRKMFGQLMDVDHLPHTLLASNAFSKGMPEAGGIVLADEMLKLIELHDASNIAAVIVEPMAGSAGVIVPPQGYLKRLREICDQHNILLIFDEVITGFGRTGSMFGADSFGVTPDLMCIAKQVTNGAIPMGAVIASSEIYQTFMNQATPEYAVEFPHGYTYSAHPVACAAGLAALELLQRENLVQQVAETAPHFESLLHGIKGTKNVIDIRNYGLAGAIQIAPRDGDAIVRPFEAAMKLWQAGFYVRFGGDTLQFGPTFNCKTQDLDRLFDAVGEALNLID